From a region of the Nonlabens dokdonensis DSW-6 genome:
- the ligA gene encoding NAD-dependent DNA ligase LigA → MSPKEQIQSLRDELREHNYNYYVNDNPTISDFEFDKKLEQLKTLEAAHPEFYDSTSPSVRVGGEVTKNFNTVKHINRMYSLDNSYSIEDLRDWETRIKKIVDGEIQYTCELKYDGASISLHYEDGKFVQAVTRGDGNQGDEVTANVRTIKSVPLQLKAYDVPDKFEIRGEIVLPWDGFHKMNEERAEQGLDLYRNPRNTASGSLKLQDSAEVAKRPLDCLLYQLAGENLPVKSQFDSLTLARKWGFKAPLESKLVNSIEEVFEFINHWDVARKELPYETDGVVIKVNSLDQQDELGFTAKAPKWAMAYKFAAEQVSTRLEEITYQVGRTGSITPVANLEAVEISGTTVRRASLHNADQIEKLDIRVGDEVYVEKGGEIIPKIVAVDLTKRPENSTPTVYATRCPECNTELVRNEGDAKHYCPNDMACPPQVKGRIEHFISRKAMDIDGIGAETVGQLVDAGFINNYADLYDLTVEQVLPLERMAQKSAENMINGIEASKQVPFERVLFGLGIRYVGETIAKKLAKHYKNIDSLFNMPAEPEKTSIDLFADVSSAADKKMEELTAVPEIGESIAQSLVEFIQNEDQMAIVERLKNAGLQFALSEEQLEGQTDKLSGKSFVISGVFEMSRNDLKKLVENNGGKNSSSISSKTDYLIRGDKMGPSKLEKAEKLGITMISEQEFLAMI, encoded by the coding sequence ATGAGTCCAAAAGAACAAATACAATCCTTGCGTGATGAGTTGCGTGAGCACAATTATAATTACTACGTTAACGATAATCCTACTATTTCAGACTTTGAGTTTGATAAGAAACTGGAGCAATTAAAAACGCTAGAAGCTGCTCATCCAGAGTTCTATGACTCGACCAGTCCATCTGTACGTGTAGGTGGTGAGGTTACTAAAAATTTCAATACCGTTAAGCATATCAACCGTATGTACTCGCTGGATAATTCTTATTCCATCGAGGATTTGCGCGATTGGGAAACGCGTATCAAAAAAATAGTAGATGGCGAAATTCAGTATACTTGTGAGCTCAAATATGATGGTGCCAGTATTAGTTTACATTATGAAGACGGAAAGTTTGTTCAAGCAGTAACTCGTGGTGATGGAAATCAAGGTGATGAAGTAACGGCCAATGTGCGCACCATTAAATCAGTGCCATTGCAATTAAAAGCCTATGATGTGCCTGACAAATTTGAAATACGTGGTGAGATTGTGCTGCCTTGGGATGGATTTCATAAAATGAATGAAGAACGAGCCGAACAAGGACTGGATTTATATCGCAATCCGCGTAATACGGCTAGTGGTAGTTTAAAGTTGCAGGATAGTGCTGAGGTGGCAAAAAGACCATTGGACTGTTTGTTGTACCAACTTGCTGGTGAAAATTTACCAGTAAAAAGTCAGTTTGATTCTTTAACGCTTGCGAGAAAATGGGGTTTCAAAGCACCTCTAGAAAGTAAATTAGTCAACTCCATAGAAGAAGTGTTTGAATTTATCAATCACTGGGATGTAGCTCGCAAAGAGCTACCATATGAAACCGATGGTGTTGTAATAAAAGTGAATTCGCTTGATCAACAAGATGAGTTAGGTTTTACTGCCAAAGCGCCTAAATGGGCGATGGCTTATAAGTTTGCAGCAGAGCAAGTATCGACGAGACTAGAGGAAATTACCTATCAAGTAGGTCGTACTGGCTCTATCACACCAGTGGCTAATCTAGAAGCTGTAGAAATATCTGGAACTACTGTAAGACGTGCAAGCCTTCACAATGCAGATCAGATAGAAAAACTAGATATAAGAGTAGGCGATGAGGTATATGTAGAAAAAGGTGGTGAGATCATTCCTAAAATAGTGGCTGTAGATTTAACTAAACGACCAGAAAATTCCACTCCTACGGTGTATGCCACGCGCTGCCCAGAATGTAATACAGAGTTAGTTCGTAACGAAGGAGATGCAAAGCATTACTGTCCTAACGACATGGCCTGTCCTCCACAAGTGAAAGGTAGGATTGAGCATTTTATTTCTCGCAAAGCGATGGATATTGATGGGATAGGAGCAGAGACTGTAGGTCAGTTAGTCGACGCAGGTTTCATCAACAACTATGCAGATTTATACGACCTAACGGTGGAGCAGGTTTTACCGCTAGAACGCATGGCCCAAAAAAGTGCCGAGAATATGATTAATGGAATAGAGGCTAGTAAGCAAGTGCCTTTTGAGCGTGTGCTGTTCGGGCTAGGGATTAGATATGTAGGCGAAACAATAGCTAAAAAACTAGCTAAACATTATAAAAATATTGACTCGTTATTTAATATGCCAGCAGAACCAGAAAAGACTTCTATCGATTTATTTGCTGATGTTTCGAGTGCCGCAGATAAGAAGATGGAAGAATTAACCGCTGTTCCAGAAATAGGAGAAAGTATTGCTCAATCTCTAGTGGAATTCATCCAGAATGAGGATCAAATGGCGATAGTAGAACGCTTAAAAAATGCTGGTCTACAATTTGCATTGAGTGAAGAGCAATTAGAAGGCCAGACTGACAAGTTATCTGGTAAAAGTTTTGTGATTTCAGGCGTTTTCGAAATGTCTAGAAATGATTTAAAGAAGCTGGTAGAGAATAACGGTGGTAAGAACTCTAGTTCTATTTCTAGTAAGACTGACTATTTGATCCGTGGTGATAAAATGGGACCGTCTAAACTTGAAAAAGCAGAGAAATTGGGTATAACGATGATTAGCGAGCAAGAGTTTCTTGCAATGATTTAA
- a CDS encoding beta-N-acetylhexosaminidase, with amino-acid sequence MSARFLILCSLILTLFSCAEPQVKLLSPSIIPAPQSLQVNAGHFTINEETTLSNNDDFTASYNFLNNFLEHATDRTWKTEYSETNSIILEYDDSISSKEGYSIESNEHNITIKASTDAGAFYAVQSLLQLMPADHNNTTEIHIPAVTIKDEPRFKYRGMHLDVSRHMYDVDFIKKYINAMAMLKMNNFHWHLTDDQGWRIEIKKYPRLQEVAAYRDSTLLGHYNDTPHQYDGKKYGGFYTQEEVREVIAFAKARHINVIPEIEMPGHAQAAIAAYPELGCTGENVQVAMKWGVFEDIYCPSEETFTFLENVLDEVMELFPSKYIHIGGDEAPKTQWKTSDVAQQVIKENGLKDEHELQSYFIQRMEKYLNSKGRQIIGWDEILEGGLAPNATVMSWRGTNGAVEAAKARHDVIMTPTSHAYFDYYQSENDDEPLAIGGFLPLEKVYNFNPIPKELSDEEAIHVLGVQGNVWTEYMTTSEQVEYMAFPRMLAMSEVAWSVDENKNYDSFINRVEYFHKRLDAMDINYANHLYEIEGTLNEDQAYELSTKTIGKQIRFTTDGSEPDSSSTVYESPFPFTADMTLKAQVFDDDEPLGRLFTQELLYHKGVGATISINKEPHNSYPGSGASGLINGIKGSDSRYGDSEWLGFWGDDIEIEITFKEPVLISEIELRFYNAPGQWIYAPEEFSFYSRFESGVLVADKILFKNEFQSSLVDFKYEFGKYNKGYKSRNVKFIIPNYGIIPDGNQGAGNKAWTFIDEIIIK; translated from the coding sequence ATGAGCGCTAGATTTCTAATTCTTTGTAGTTTGATATTAACACTGTTTTCATGTGCTGAGCCTCAGGTAAAATTATTAAGTCCGTCCATTATTCCTGCCCCTCAATCCTTACAAGTAAATGCTGGACACTTCACTATTAATGAAGAAACTACGTTGAGTAATAACGACGATTTTACAGCTTCCTATAACTTCCTTAACAACTTTCTAGAACACGCAACAGATCGCACATGGAAAACAGAATACAGCGAGACTAACTCAATAATTCTGGAATACGATGACAGTATTTCATCAAAAGAAGGATATTCGATTGAAAGTAACGAGCATAATATAACTATAAAAGCCAGTACCGATGCAGGTGCGTTCTACGCAGTACAATCTCTCCTACAATTAATGCCTGCAGATCACAATAACACAACCGAAATTCATATTCCAGCAGTCACGATAAAAGATGAACCACGTTTTAAATATCGTGGTATGCACCTCGATGTGTCGCGACATATGTACGATGTTGATTTTATCAAAAAATACATCAACGCGATGGCCATGCTCAAGATGAACAACTTTCACTGGCACCTTACTGACGACCAAGGCTGGCGCATCGAGATCAAGAAATATCCGCGATTACAAGAAGTAGCAGCTTATCGTGACAGCACTTTATTGGGTCATTATAACGACACACCACATCAATATGACGGTAAAAAGTACGGTGGTTTTTATACACAAGAAGAAGTTCGTGAGGTGATCGCTTTCGCGAAAGCGAGACACATCAACGTCATTCCAGAAATAGAAATGCCTGGTCATGCACAAGCCGCTATAGCTGCCTATCCAGAATTGGGTTGTACTGGAGAAAATGTCCAAGTCGCTATGAAATGGGGCGTTTTTGAAGACATCTACTGCCCTAGCGAAGAAACTTTTACATTCCTAGAAAACGTACTGGACGAAGTGATGGAATTATTTCCATCCAAATACATTCACATAGGTGGCGATGAAGCACCGAAAACCCAATGGAAAACAAGCGATGTCGCTCAACAAGTGATTAAAGAAAATGGATTAAAAGACGAGCATGAATTGCAATCCTATTTTATCCAGCGCATGGAAAAATATTTGAACTCAAAAGGTCGACAAATCATAGGATGGGACGAGATTTTAGAAGGTGGACTCGCACCTAATGCTACAGTAATGAGCTGGCGTGGCACCAATGGAGCTGTCGAAGCTGCAAAAGCTAGGCATGACGTGATCATGACGCCTACATCGCACGCCTATTTTGATTACTATCAAAGTGAAAATGATGATGAACCACTCGCGATAGGAGGTTTTTTACCACTTGAAAAAGTCTATAACTTTAATCCTATTCCTAAAGAATTGAGCGATGAAGAAGCTATTCATGTTTTAGGAGTTCAAGGAAATGTATGGACAGAATATATGACGACCAGTGAGCAAGTAGAATACATGGCTTTTCCACGCATGCTGGCGATGAGCGAAGTCGCATGGAGTGTAGACGAAAATAAGAACTATGACAGTTTTATAAATCGAGTGGAATATTTTCATAAGCGATTAGATGCGATGGATATCAACTATGCCAACCATTTATATGAAATTGAAGGAACCTTAAATGAAGATCAAGCATATGAGTTAAGCACCAAAACTATCGGAAAACAAATAAGATTTACAACTGATGGATCTGAACCTGACTCATCTTCTACGGTTTATGAATCTCCTTTTCCCTTCACGGCAGACATGACTTTAAAAGCTCAAGTTTTTGATGATGATGAACCACTCGGTCGTTTATTTACTCAAGAACTCCTTTACCATAAAGGTGTAGGCGCAACGATTAGTATCAATAAAGAGCCACATAATTCTTATCCTGGAAGTGGCGCTAGTGGATTGATCAACGGAATTAAAGGAAGTGATTCTAGATATGGAGACAGTGAATGGTTGGGATTTTGGGGAGATGATATTGAGATAGAAATTACTTTTAAAGAACCTGTTTTAATATCAGAAATCGAGCTAAGGTTTTACAACGCTCCTGGACAGTGGATTTATGCGCCTGAAGAATTTTCGTTTTATTCTAGATTTGAAAGCGGAGTTCTAGTTGCAGATAAAATTTTATTTAAAAATGAGTTTCAAAGTTCGCTAGTGGATTTTAAGTATGAATTTGGAAAATATAACAAAGGCTATAAATCAAGAAATGTAAAATTCATAATCCCAAACTACGGCATCATTCCGGATGGAAATCAAGGTGCAGGAAATAAAGCGTGGACATTCATAGACGAAATCATCATTAAATAA
- a CDS encoding copper homeostasis protein CutC, translating into MLLEICASNYQSALNAQKAGAHRIELCSELAVGGITPSYGLLKKVMEELTIPVMVLIRPRSGNFVFSNADFDIMKRDIELCKELGCAGIVSGVLTADFKIDIRRTSELIELARPLPFTFHRAFDHINNPEQAVVDLVNLGAKRILTSGQYSKAIDGLENLKRYQEIGSDELIIMPGGGINAGNNSAFAKANFKEVHASATEIIEQTKEEKVPMNSPKFLQENIEVISGKENITTILKNLQHED; encoded by the coding sequence ATGTTACTAGAAATCTGCGCTTCAAATTACCAAAGTGCTTTAAACGCTCAAAAAGCTGGTGCACATCGCATAGAGTTATGCAGTGAGCTTGCCGTTGGCGGTATTACACCTAGTTATGGATTGCTCAAAAAGGTAATGGAAGAACTCACCATTCCCGTAATGGTATTGATACGTCCACGCTCTGGGAACTTTGTCTTCAGCAATGCCGATTTTGATATCATGAAACGTGATATAGAGCTATGTAAAGAATTAGGTTGTGCTGGAATTGTTTCTGGTGTATTGACTGCAGATTTCAAAATAGACATCAGACGTACGAGTGAATTGATAGAACTCGCAAGACCATTACCTTTTACCTTTCATAGAGCCTTTGACCATATTAATAATCCAGAACAAGCCGTTGTGGATTTAGTGAATTTAGGCGCAAAACGTATCCTTACTTCTGGACAGTATTCTAAAGCGATTGATGGACTAGAAAATTTGAAGCGTTATCAAGAAATTGGAAGTGATGAATTGATCATCATGCCTGGTGGTGGGATTAATGCTGGTAATAATTCCGCTTTCGCGAAAGCGAATTTCAAAGAAGTTCACGCCAGTGCCACAGAAATTATCGAGCAAACTAAAGAAGAAAAAGTTCCTATGAACTCACCCAAGTTTCTTCAAGAGAACATAGAAGTGATCTC